The DNA window TTAATcatctcttcttttcaaatatcccctattattgaaaatgagggattttgaaatagaggtgagggggatgtccaattgagagctccccttaaatcgagagatcccttttgggatagtatccttgtcggtggaacaactctctcttaagccatttccaTCTTTAGAACAAAAATCTAAAAAGTTAATTCTACCAAGTCGTTGCCAcgtctcgtcctgtcgagcaacaaagccactTCACGAAGCATTTTTACTTGACtagtatatatgataaatacatgtatgcatatagatatttctaggcgctcagtttatccattcaaagttttaaaatgccatgaaacatgtgaacaatttcaaaattttgaagctaagccttataattttaaaggagtaaaatcgaggaaacTTAGAAAAACTAAAAGAAGAATATAATGTAACTAgtttctttctttgtgtctttactactcaGATTCTAAGCGTAAATATAATCAAGAAAGACGCGTGAAacacaaagacgatcaagagagACACATGAGacacaaagacgatcaagaaagaTGGAAATACTTGAAGATTCGAAGACTTAGATtagatttctttatgcttgaaatgtaaatctctttatgaagatacatgagcaacattgtaacgaaaggatgaggggtgcttgctttcttttcttattttattttatgacctgagtttgtgattttatccatgacacttaggattttaataaaataactcattcttattttactcatccttttctacatgttatacattgtgaatgggtaaattgagcatttattgcgtgttagggattatgtgcatatgagcaacgcattgcttgttttacttgataaaggggttcgaactgactttgttctcttgaacacaatatactcatattcatcataatttacaatgacaaacccaccaagaaggttcaatgagtcagttcatcTAAAGCTAGACGATCTTCGTGATACACTAATACAATTGGGGCAACAACTTGAAGACCTCACAGCAAAAGTCGAAACTTATGCGACAATCGAACCCCTTAATTCGAAAAGCTTATGAGAAGAAAGATAAAGGGTAAGCAGGGCATTCATGGAAGGTTGGAAAGTTGTAGAAAGGTTTATTCAAAACAAGAGTCATGCAAGCACGTCAAACTCAAGGACAAAATGTTCATCAAGAGAACTCATTTCTCCTATACaaagtcaacaatcatcacaagCAAGTAGTGCGACTACTACTCCACCTCGTAGAAAATTTGACGACTTGGGGATGTCATTGTAGAAGGCCTTAAGGAACTTGTTGCAGAAGAAGTTGATTCAAACGTTAACACCGGAACCCAGGAGAGAAGTAATGGGCAAGTTCGCAAATGAGTGGTGTGGATATCACTAGACTAGAGGGCATTCCATTAATTGTTGTTTCCCTCTCAAACAAAAGATTCAAGATCTGATCGACGCTAAGATCATCCCAGTACCTAAGGTTAAAACCAACTGATGACGTCACAGACAGCGAGGAGAAAAATCCATATTTGACAAAACATGCAATCGCTAAAAAGAATTCGAACTTAAAATCTATGATTTCTGAATTTCATTCACATGcagaacattattttaataactctaAGTATGTGGGAACATTGaacaatgattttaaaaatgaagaagaaactttTGATTATATGTCTTCCAATGAAACGTTTAAATCAGAAATGACCTATGAGATGAGGCATTATCTAGATAAACAAGAGAAGAATTTTTCCACTATAGaagaaacaattgaaataaatcttaACACAGAAGAAGATCCTCAGATTGTTTTAATCGgtaaaagtttaaatgatttagaacgagaaaatttaactaaacttttaaaaacaaacaaagatgTTTTTGCATGGTCCTATAAAGATATGTCAGGCATTGATCCAGAAATCATCCAACACCGCATACCACTTTATGAAGACGCAAAACCGGTGAAGAAGAAGCTTCGGAGAATGAAGGTAGACATCGTGGACAAGATCAAGgaggaagttcagaaacagctcGACGCAGGATTCCTcaaagtggtagattacccagAGTGGATCGCCAATGTAGTCCCAGCCGCAAAGAAAAATGGAAAGATCCGAGTATGTGTAGACTATCGAGATCTCAACAAAGCAAGCCCTAAAGATAGCTTcccactaccacacatcgacggGCTAGTGGATCATTCAGCAGGCCATCAACTTCTATCATTTATGGACGGATTCTCAGGCTACAACCAAGTACTGATGGCTCTAgaagacaaggagaagacaacgttcatcacagaagtcggaacattttgttatcgagTCATGCCTTTTGGACTGAAGAACGCAGGAGCAACGTATCAACGAGCTATCACGCTGATTCTTCATAATATGATCCACAATGAAgtagaagtctatgtcgacgatatgattgtcaaatcaaaagatcgagaagggcacatccaaaatcttgacaaattcttacaacgcatcaggaagttccaacttaggctcaaTCCAAAGAAGTGCACATTCAGAGTGACAACCCAATTTTAGTCAAGCTCGAATATCCGTGACGAACAATGAAACAAAGTATGAAGCATGCATCTCTGGCTTAaagattgctcatgaaaaaggagcgatacgtctagaagtagtaggagacttgaacttagtcatttcacagGATAATGGTGAATGGAAAGTCAAAGGAGAGAATCTTAAACCCTACCATCAACAATTATTGACTCTAATGACTAAGTTTGAATACGTGacattcacacatgctccgAGAAGTCAGAATCGATTCGTAGACGCTTTGGTCACGTTAGTAGCCATGACGCAAATCCCGGAATGAATCAAAATCAAGTCTTTGAAGATTCATTAGAAACAGAAACGAGACATCGAGAAGAGGACGATTGCAAACAACGAAGTGGCGCCCAAACCTTGGAGAGCTCTACGCCAATACGCAACCAACTACGTGTTACTCACAGGAAAGCTATATCGACGCTCCTTTGACGGTTAGAACATGATATGCATCGACGAACCTCAAGCATCACagatcatggaggaagtacaCGCAGGAACATGTGGCCCGTGGCCCACACATAAACGGATCATCActcgctaagaagatccttcgctttggctattactggaagaacatggaacaagaatgtgtagaatatgttaagaagtgtcatcaatgtcaattttatgcgaacttgaagcacactccagcatctctactttacaacatgacttTACCATGGACATTCTCGACACGGGGAACAAATATCATCGGAAAAATTTATCCTCACGCTTCAAACGGACACGAATTCATCCTTGTAGCTATCGATTATTTCACAaagtgggtcgaagctcaatcatacAATGTTCTCAAGTCGtcacatgttgccaagttcatacgcaacaacatcattgcacgttatggagttcctcaAGCCTTGATCTTagacaatggtggacacttccaaggagaagtactcaaagtactagatAAATACAAgattgaacaccacaaatcctcaccttatcgtcctcAAACGAACGGCACAGTAGAGGCtgccaacaagaacatcatcaatATCATCAAGAAAATGATTCAGACGTACAAGGATTGGCACGAGAAGCTTCTATACGCCTTTTGGGGATatagaacaaccattcgaatgtcaacgggagaaacgccatttgtattggtctacggaatggatgcaatgcaacctatcgaaatcgaagtgcctactttaagagttttacttgaaaaatattatatatatatatatatagattgtgcTGAAGTAATACTGTacttaagaatattttttttatttttagaattctttttggtacaagttttaaaaaataaacaacctAAATATAACTCATGATCAAACTATTGATTAAGatccaaaattaattacttttataaatggATTTGATTtcattgattatatatataatatataatctcatactatatatatatatatatatataaatatatatatatatataaatatatatatatataaatatatatatatatataatgatcaaTTTAGAGATAGATGAGTAATTAGTCAATTAAATAACTCTAAAGTTCATGTATATAAACaatagagagaaagaagaaagagaaagaagaaagaaccAATGTATATACCTTTGGGGGGAGAAATGGCAACGAAATTGAAGAGATGAGGATAATTGAAAGAATGTAAGAAATATaggatattatatatattatataattttcttgACCAGTTGTTGAAAAGACTCTTAAAAGTTGGttctttcatatattttttattgggaATTTCgatgaaatggccctcataagtggcataattccaaaaaaggcccgtGTCTgctaatgtttgcaaaatgggcctttttgccctgcgaaatgtccatTTTACCCTTGTAATTGCACTtactcgaattacacttacgcgaattacacttacgcgaattacacttacgcgtattacacttacgcgaattacacttacgcgtaatatgtaatatgcgtacattgaaggacgcatattacatatacgcgcattatgtaatatgcgtctttcatACTATATAAAACGCCTAATTTTGACTCTCATTTTAAATCTCCAATTTTTAGGGTTCCGACTCTCTCTCAAACCCTATCCCCTTCGATCCCGCTGCTCCGCTAAGGTAAGACATTCTCGTCTCAATGCCTTCTTATGTATTCTaggattttgaatattatcCAAGTGCTATTATGTTGGATGaggatttagggttttaagTAAATCTTACAAGTTTATCTATGTAAATGACAATCAACAACACTTGGGTTTGTACTTCATTGATCTGTGGAAGCAGAAGTTAAACATTTCGATGGATATGGAAATTGAAGAGGAGAATCCGACGGAGCTTAACACTCTCAACATTGGTAGAGGATTCGCTAGCGTAGGCAGATTGATGGATGGAGTAGGCAGAAAGTCGGATTGGACGATGAACCATGAATTCAAtgctcatttatattaaaaacacgCTCTTTCATTTTGTCTTCCATCTTCCATTGATGATGAACCTATTCCTATTTTGATCTTTTAGAAGGTGCATCCATATATTTTTTGCCAAATTTTCCTTTTGCTGCAATTAAGTAAATAACTTAACATATGGATTAATTACTATGGTACACATTTTCCATTTCCtggttttttgaaataaatataatttttagtttgtttgaacattatttttcattattgcAGGAGATTCTTGATGGAATTGAGTTTGCTAGGGGTGACTCCAAATCAACCTGGGGTTCTATGCGTGCAGTAATGGGGCACCCATAACCTTTTGACTTGAAATATGTTGCTATTCGAATCATTTACTTGAGATATCATGTTGGCTGCTCGTAGATCTGAAACATTATTTTCTGAATTTGGTCAAAACATGCCCTTCTGTAGAATTTCAACTTTTGATTTCGTTTGTATATTAAGGTTCGAGGTTTTGATTTGCTGACATGGATAtatctttcatcttcttctggTAGGTCGGGAAGACGTCATTGATGAATCAATAAGAATCATGTGGTACCCTACATTCTGATAATGGTTTCTTTTGTTGAAGTTCTTTGATGTATTTCTTTGTCTAGTGTTTTATTTATTGCTTCGACTCTGTGAGTATGTAAATCGTAAGTTTAGCAATCAGTATAAGGCTACCATTTGAGCTGATTTTCTTAGTAAAGAATTTCAG is part of the Impatiens glandulifera chromosome 1, dImpGla2.1, whole genome shotgun sequence genome and encodes:
- the LOC124935248 gene encoding uncharacterized protein LOC124935248, coding for MSGIDPEIIQHRIPLYEDAKPVKKKLRRMKVDIVDKIKEEVQKQLDAGFLKVVDYPEWIANVVPAAKKNGKIRVCVDYRDLNKASPKDSFPLPHIDGLVDHSAGHQLLSFMDGFSGYNQVLMALEDKEKTTRFLMELSLLGVTPNQPGVLCVQYGTQQDKKCSKALAWLFIEGLIAENVYDVNVMKSFLLQAEERHCEILGRLMCTSKIVAKQEGLEDGFRVVINDGLAECKSTPSCPSPWGTSNELATRLRLYEVTY